A genome region from Methylorubrum populi includes the following:
- a CDS encoding Uma2 family endonuclease: MADPAQRLMTPDAFFAWQLHQDERYELVDGVPILRHRMMTGSSPQHDRATVNIIASLHAQLRGSGCRPTTADIAIRTGIRDLRRPDVMVECAELVRDTDEAREPRLVVEVASPSTSAVDRTRKLEEYKRHPTLRCILLVETILPQVLLYRRNDEGWAIETFDGLETIVDLPEIGARLTLSDIYDGLTFGPRWDPAAPSPEG, from the coding sequence ATGGCCGATCCTGCGCAGCGTCTGATGACGCCGGACGCGTTTTTCGCGTGGCAGCTCCACCAGGACGAGCGCTACGAACTCGTCGACGGCGTTCCGATCCTGCGCCATCGGATGATGACGGGCAGCAGCCCGCAGCACGACCGAGCCACCGTCAACATCATCGCTTCGCTGCATGCACAATTGCGTGGCTCGGGCTGCCGGCCGACGACGGCAGACATCGCGATCCGAACCGGCATTCGCGATCTGCGACGCCCCGACGTGATGGTCGAGTGCGCCGAACTCGTCCGTGACACCGACGAGGCCCGCGAACCGCGGCTGGTCGTCGAGGTCGCCTCCCCCTCGACGAGTGCCGTCGACCGAACGCGCAAGCTGGAGGAGTACAAGCGCCATCCCACTCTGCGCTGCATCCTCCTCGTCGAGACAATCCTGCCGCAGGTTCTTCTCTATCGCCGCAACGACGAGGGCTGGGCGATCGAGACGTTCGACGGTCTCGAGACGATCGTCGATCTGCCCGAGATCGGTGCGCGGCTGACGCTGTCGGACATCTACGACGGATTGACGTTCGGACCGCGCTGGGACCCGGCCGCCCCCTCGCCGGAGGGCTGA
- a CDS encoding SUF system Fe-S cluster assembly protein: MSTDATITGGTNTPALAAASAIPAEEIDRLTDEIVVALKSVYDPEIPADIYELGLIYRVQIEDDRRVLIDMTLTAPGCPVAGEMPGWVENAVSAVPGVQSCQVTMVFDPPWDQSRMSDEARVALDMW, translated from the coding sequence ATGAGCACCGACGCCACCATCACCGGCGGCACCAACACCCCCGCCCTCGCGGCCGCTTCCGCGATCCCCGCGGAAGAGATCGACCGCCTGACGGACGAGATCGTCGTCGCGCTGAAATCCGTCTACGATCCCGAGATCCCCGCCGACATCTACGAACTCGGCCTGATCTACCGGGTGCAGATCGAGGACGACCGGCGCGTGCTGATCGACATGACGCTGACCGCCCCGGGCTGTCCCGTGGCCGGCGAGATGCCGGGCTGGGTCGAGAACGCGGTCTCGGCGGTGCCGGGCGTTCAGTCCTGCCAAGTGACGATGGTGTTCGACCCGCCGTGGGACCAGAGCCGGATGTCCGACGAGGCCCGCGTCGCGCTGGACATGTGGTGA
- a CDS encoding iron-sulfur cluster assembly accessory protein: MSGFKVITLTDRAADRIKAIMADAERPIAGLRVGVKNGGCAGMSYTMEYAEARKAGEDVIEDRGVTVFIDPKAVLFLLGTEMDFRTTKLSSQFVFNNPNQTSACGCGESVAITPANPDRLAAGAPA; the protein is encoded by the coding sequence ATGTCAGGTTTCAAGGTGATCACGCTGACCGACCGGGCGGCGGATCGGATCAAGGCGATCATGGCCGATGCGGAGAGGCCGATCGCCGGCTTGCGCGTCGGCGTGAAGAACGGCGGCTGCGCCGGCATGTCCTACACGATGGAATATGCCGAGGCGCGGAAAGCCGGCGAGGACGTGATCGAGGACCGGGGCGTGACCGTGTTCATCGATCCGAAGGCGGTGCTGTTCCTGCTCGGCACCGAGATGGATTTCCGGACGACCAAGCTGTCGTCCCAGTTCGTGTTCAACAACCCGAACCAGACCTCGGCCTGCGGCTGCGGTGAGTCCGTGGCGATCACGCCGGCGAATCCCGACCGCCTGGCGGCCGGCGCCCCGGCCTGA